In Xanthomonas theicola, a single genomic region encodes these proteins:
- a CDS encoding alpha-ketoglutarate-dependent dioxygenase AlkB family protein: MQLDLPGADVRWLPGWLAPADAAALFAQLLEAVSWEVHRIRLFGRLVDSPRLSCWIGDPEASYRYSGTRFAPHPWPPALRPLRARLAAETGVAFNSVLANRYRDGRDAMGWHSDDEKELGPRPLIASLSLGATRRFVLRHCTEPALRQALELTPGGLLLMGGDTQRLYRHALPRTVRPVGERINLTFRRIAAIRSAFDLNLSKR, encoded by the coding sequence ATGCAACTCGACCTGCCCGGCGCCGACGTCCGCTGGCTGCCCGGCTGGCTGGCGCCGGCGGACGCGGCGGCGCTGTTCGCGCAACTGCTGGAGGCGGTGAGCTGGGAGGTGCATCGCATCCGCCTGTTCGGGCGGCTGGTCGATTCGCCGCGGCTGAGCTGCTGGATCGGCGATCCGGAGGCGAGCTACCGCTATTCCGGCACCCGTTTCGCGCCGCATCCGTGGCCGCCGGCGCTGCGGCCGCTGCGCGCGCGGCTGGCGGCGGAAACCGGGGTGGCGTTCAACAGCGTGCTGGCCAACCGCTACCGCGACGGGCGCGACGCGATGGGCTGGCACAGCGACGACGAAAAGGAACTGGGGCCGCGTCCGCTAATCGCCTCGCTGAGTCTGGGCGCAACTCGCCGCTTCGTGCTGCGCCATTGCACCGAGCCGGCGCTGCGCCAGGCGCTGGAACTGACGCCCGGCGGATTGCTGCTGATGGGCGGGGATACCCAGCGCCTATACCGGCACGCCCTGCCGCGCACCGTCAGACCGGTCGGCGAGCGGATCAATCTGACCTTCCGCAGGATCGCCGCAATCCGGAGCGCTTTCGATTTAAATCTATCCAAGCGATAG
- a CDS encoding integrase core domain-containing protein, with protein sequence MEWVWQRRYANHNDAIADITHDSSAFYNTHRPHSTLGYRSPADYEKAVT encoded by the coding sequence ATGGAGTGGGTCTGGCAGCGCCGCTACGCCAATCACAACGACGCCATTGCCGACATCACCCACGACAGCAGCGCCTTCTACAACACCCACCGGCCGCACTCCACCCTCGGCTATCGATCTCCGGCCGACTACGAGAAAGCCGTCACCTGA
- a CDS encoding peptidylprolyl isomerase, with protein MLQKLREKTSGWIATAIIGLLMIPFLFVIDGSYLGGVGANNVAKVQAPPSWWSSAPSWWPASLLWRHHEVSTEQFRARFEEARQQARQQQGDDFDPREFESADNKRKVLDQLIDEQVVKLAAEQAGVVIGDAAVRDYISTIPAFQNDGKFDPERYRLALASGAPPRTPAMFDQLVRDGLQQSLITSALMESAFATQQEADRLLKMLGETRDVDLALLPEQPADSTPVSDAQVQQWYDAHRSDFKQPQRVSIEYVELNAANLPPAKPADEAALRKRYEDEKARFVEPEQRLASHILISAGKDAASQKVAEAKAAKLAAEAKRPGADFAALARTNSEDPGSKNAGGDLGWVEKGVMVKPFEDALFAMKPGEIVGPVKSEFGYHVIRLSEVKGGKGKAFEQVRDQLASEQLQADNEKAFSELSGRLVDLVYKNPTALAPAAKDVGLPVQTLGPFSRADASGIAAQPAVLRAAFSDTLIQDGTVSDPINLGPNHSVMLRVIQHLPEQTQPLAKVREQVIAAVHADRTAKAAAAKADALLERLRKGETLQALAGPEKLQVSPMPGLARTVPMPSPEANRAIFSAPLPAAGKPSVGKVELSAGGAKRYALFVLNKVNPGDLSKVLAEQKTTLKQQLGQIEGAAAAKAYVDAMRKRYKISVQETQL; from the coding sequence ATGCTGCAGAAACTTCGCGAAAAGACCTCGGGCTGGATCGCCACCGCGATCATCGGCCTATTGATGATTCCGTTCCTGTTCGTCATCGATGGCAGCTACCTCGGTGGCGTCGGCGCCAACAATGTCGCCAAGGTGCAGGCGCCCCCGTCGTGGTGGTCGTCGGCGCCGTCGTGGTGGCCGGCCTCGTTGCTGTGGCGGCACCACGAGGTGAGTACGGAGCAGTTCCGCGCGCGCTTCGAGGAGGCGCGGCAACAGGCGCGCCAGCAGCAGGGCGACGACTTCGATCCGCGCGAATTCGAGAGCGCCGACAACAAGCGCAAGGTGCTCGACCAACTGATCGACGAGCAGGTGGTGAAGCTGGCCGCCGAGCAGGCCGGCGTGGTCATCGGCGATGCCGCGGTGCGCGACTACATCAGCACCATCCCGGCGTTCCAGAACGACGGCAAGTTCGACCCGGAGCGCTACCGCCTGGCCCTGGCCTCGGGCGCGCCGCCGCGCACCCCGGCGATGTTCGACCAGTTGGTCCGCGACGGCCTGCAGCAGTCGCTGATCACGTCCGCGCTGATGGAGTCGGCATTCGCGACCCAGCAGGAAGCCGATCGCCTGCTGAAGATGCTCGGCGAGACCCGCGACGTGGACCTTGCATTGCTGCCGGAGCAGCCAGCCGACAGCACGCCGGTCAGCGACGCGCAGGTGCAGCAGTGGTACGACGCGCACCGGTCCGACTTCAAGCAGCCGCAGCGGGTGTCGATCGAATACGTCGAACTGAACGCGGCCAACCTGCCGCCGGCCAAGCCGGCCGATGAGGCGGCGCTGCGCAAGCGCTATGAGGACGAGAAGGCCCGCTTCGTCGAGCCCGAGCAGCGCCTGGCCTCGCACATCCTGATCAGCGCCGGCAAGGACGCGGCGTCGCAGAAGGTCGCCGAGGCCAAGGCCGCCAAGCTGGCCGCCGAGGCCAAGCGGCCGGGCGCCGATTTCGCCGCGCTGGCCCGCACCAACTCCGAGGATCCGGGTTCCAAGAACGCTGGCGGCGACCTGGGCTGGGTCGAGAAGGGGGTGATGGTCAAGCCGTTCGAGGACGCGCTGTTCGCGATGAAGCCCGGCGAGATCGTCGGCCCGGTGAAGAGCGAGTTCGGCTACCACGTGATCCGTCTGAGCGAGGTCAAGGGCGGCAAGGGCAAGGCGTTCGAGCAGGTGCGCGACCAACTCGCCAGCGAGCAACTGCAGGCCGACAACGAGAAAGCCTTCAGCGAGCTGAGCGGCAGGCTGGTGGACCTGGTCTACAAGAATCCGACCGCGCTGGCGCCGGCGGCCAAGGACGTCGGGCTGCCGGTGCAGACCCTGGGGCCGTTCTCGCGTGCCGATGCAAGCGGCATCGCAGCGCAGCCGGCGGTGCTGCGCGCAGCGTTCTCCGACACGCTGATCCAGGACGGAACGGTCAGCGACCCGATCAACCTGGGGCCGAACCACAGCGTGATGCTGCGCGTCATCCAGCACCTGCCGGAGCAGACCCAGCCGCTGGCCAAGGTCCGCGAGCAGGTGATCGCCGCGGTGCACGCCGACCGCACCGCCAAGGCCGCCGCGGCGAAGGCCGACGCGCTGTTGGAGCGGCTGCGCAAGGGCGAGACGCTGCAGGCGCTGGCAGGCCCGGAGAAGCTGCAGGTCAGCCCGATGCCGGGACTGGCGCGCACCGTGCCGATGCCGAGCCCGGAGGCCAATCGCGCGATCTTCAGCGCGCCGTTGCCGGCCGCGGGCAAGCCGTCGGTGGGCAAGGTGGAGCTGTCGGCGGGCGGTGCCAAACGCTACGCGCTGTTCGTGCTCAACAAGGTGAATCCGGGCGATCTGAGCAAGGTGCTGGCAGAGCAGAAGACGACGCTGAAGCAGCAACTGGGCCAGATCGAGGGCGCTGCCGCGGCGAAGGCCTACGTCGACGCGATGCGCAAGCGCTACAAGATCAGCGTGCAGGAAACGCAACTGTAA
- a CDS encoding HU family DNA-binding protein → MNKAELNDAIAAAADISKAEAGRAVDAFVSEVTKALKKGDSVTLVGFGTFQVRDRAERTGRNPKTGDSIKIAASKNPTFKAGKALKDAVN, encoded by the coding sequence ATGAATAAAGCCGAACTGAACGACGCTATCGCCGCCGCTGCCGATATCTCCAAGGCCGAAGCCGGTCGCGCCGTCGACGCCTTCGTGTCCGAAGTCACCAAGGCGCTCAAGAAGGGCGACAGCGTGACCCTCGTGGGCTTCGGCACCTTTCAGGTGCGCGACCGTGCCGAGCGCACCGGCCGCAACCCGAAGACTGGCGACTCGATCAAGATCGCCGCGTCGAAGAATCCGACCTTCAAGGCTGGCAAAGCGCTGAAGGATGCCGTAAACTAA